The following are from one region of the Paenibacillus protaetiae genome:
- a CDS encoding aminotransferase class I/II-fold pyridoxal phosphate-dependent enzyme, with amino-acid sequence MIQKIRAPLFEALIAHAQSKPASFHVPGHRYGHSLAQPLWSESDYNGRKEELAARSVESLAADWFLPLMQLDTTELTATDDLHHPETSILEAQQLAARCYGSDETFFLVGGSTSGNLAMLLSVCEPGELMIVQRNVHKSVINGLTLAGAKAVFVSPEIDELTGIPTVPSVQNIEYALEQYPEAKAVLLSNPNYYGMGVHLRAYADAAHRKSVPLLVDEAHGAHYGFHPELPSSAIQEGADGVVQSAHKTLHALTMGAWLHVKGSLLQRERLKEALAMIQSSSPSFPIMASLDISRAIVEERGNKLFEASIRSAEMFRQRIEQTCQVLRIVSFAPLPAMQIDPLRICLTDRSGQLNGYQLQAELERKGCWVEMADPRQVLLLFGLQVGEADVDRLAAACADIDRLLSANDDGIDLKADRKDGSWRLNGQVQEHSDSYRGVSAPVQFGRELRHLTYETVPIEEAEQRLAAEMITPYPPGIPLVYPGEPLTSHGIAAIQRLAQYGAKFQGASDPSMNTIRVYKR; translated from the coding sequence ATGATACAAAAAATAAGAGCCCCGCTGTTTGAGGCTTTAATTGCCCATGCGCAAAGCAAGCCAGCGAGCTTTCATGTGCCGGGCCATCGTTACGGCCATTCGCTGGCTCAACCATTATGGAGTGAGTCCGATTATAATGGACGCAAAGAGGAGCTTGCTGCGCGATCTGTGGAAAGTTTGGCCGCAGATTGGTTTTTACCTCTTATGCAGCTGGATACAACCGAATTAACGGCTACGGATGATTTGCATCATCCTGAGACCTCTATTCTGGAAGCGCAGCAGCTTGCTGCCAGATGTTACGGTTCGGATGAAACTTTTTTTCTTGTGGGCGGCAGTACATCAGGCAATCTGGCTATGCTGCTCTCCGTGTGCGAGCCTGGCGAGCTTATGATCGTTCAGCGCAATGTTCATAAATCGGTTATTAACGGTCTTACTTTGGCCGGTGCAAAAGCGGTGTTTGTGTCGCCGGAAATAGATGAGCTTACAGGGATTCCGACAGTCCCGTCTGTGCAAAATATTGAATATGCGCTCGAACAGTATCCGGAAGCAAAGGCGGTTTTATTATCCAATCCGAATTACTACGGTATGGGGGTACATTTGCGCGCATATGCAGACGCTGCGCACCGGAAGTCGGTGCCGCTTCTGGTGGACGAGGCGCACGGCGCGCATTATGGGTTTCACCCTGAGCTTCCTTCTTCCGCTATTCAAGAGGGAGCAGACGGCGTTGTCCAATCGGCGCACAAGACGCTTCACGCGTTAACGATGGGCGCCTGGCTTCATGTAAAGGGCAGTTTGCTGCAGCGTGAGCGGCTTAAGGAAGCGCTGGCAATGATTCAAAGCTCGAGCCCTTCTTTTCCTATTATGGCTTCTCTTGATATTTCCCGCGCAATAGTTGAAGAACGGGGGAACAAGCTGTTTGAAGCAAGCATTCGGAGCGCGGAGATGTTCCGGCAGCGGATCGAACAAACATGTCAGGTCCTTCGAATTGTTTCGTTTGCGCCATTACCGGCTATGCAAATAGATCCTTTGCGCATTTGCTTAACGGATCGTTCCGGTCAGTTAAACGGGTATCAGCTTCAAGCAGAGCTGGAGCGAAAAGGATGCTGGGTCGAAATGGCTGACCCGCGCCAAGTGCTGCTCCTATTCGGACTGCAAGTCGGAGAAGCCGATGTGGACAGGCTTGCGGCAGCTTGCGCCGATATTGATCGGCTGCTCTCGGCAAATGACGACGGGATCGATCTGAAAGCAGATAGGAAGGATGGCTCATGGCGGCTAAATGGACAGGTACAAGAGCATTCGGATAGCTATAGAGGGGTGTCTGCGCCAGTTCAATTCGGAAGAGAACTGCGCCATTTGACCTATGAAACGGTACCTATTGAAGAGGCCGAGCAGCGGCTTGCCGCTGAGATGATTACGCCTTATCCGCCCGGCATTCCGCTTGTTTATCCGGGAGAGCCGCTCACCTCGCACGGGATAGCCGCTATACAACGGCTCGCGCAATACGGCGCAAAATTCCAGGGTGCATCAGATCCGTCCATGAACACGATTCGTGTCTACAAGCGGTAA
- a CDS encoding sigma factor G inhibitor Gin, producing MGEQRHLDCIICGKTKEADQGIVIVSEFICGDCEAEMVETDVRDAKYSYFIHQMKQIFIEKNA from the coding sequence ATGGGCGAACAACGCCATTTGGACTGCATTATATGCGGTAAAACAAAAGAAGCAGATCAAGGAATAGTTATTGTGTCCGAATTTATATGCGGAGATTGTGAAGCCGAAATGGTTGAAACCGATGTCCGGGACGCGAAATATTCTTATTTCATTCATCAAATGAAGCAAATATTTATTGAAAAAAATGCTTAA
- a CDS encoding transposase — protein sequence MRQSLSEQQQVTIYQYRLIRRKTIRPELVQSHVFIAALFLGCLVIVYHLNGLFAWLFGFVLVQLLHMVILLLTFIRVEEAVERRWQWRITPPWFGIGPANDISLRLFRRVHRTMLWIGLCLIALLYPWANEPLMISCICWHLWLLIPRSLISISFRKESKDGVLRLHTSEASYYHR from the coding sequence ATGCGCCAATCATTATCCGAGCAACAGCAGGTTACCATATACCAATACCGCCTTATCCGCAGGAAAACGATCCGTCCCGAGCTTGTACAGAGCCATGTATTTATAGCCGCCCTTTTTTTAGGATGCCTGGTTATTGTCTATCATTTAAATGGTTTGTTTGCTTGGCTCTTTGGTTTTGTCCTAGTACAGCTGCTCCATATGGTCATTTTGTTATTAACTTTTATTCGGGTTGAAGAAGCTGTAGAAAGACGCTGGCAATGGAGAATAACACCTCCCTGGTTTGGCATTGGGCCAGCTAACGATATTTCACTTCGATTGTTCCGCAGAGTACACCGTACAATGTTATGGATTGGGTTATGCCTAATCGCTTTATTGTACCCTTGGGCTAACGAACCGCTAATGATTAGCTGCATTTGCTGGCATCTGTGGCTGCTCATTCCGCGCTCGCTTATTTCCATCAGCTTCCGCAAAGAAAGCAAAGACGGCGTATTGCGCCTGCATACATCTGAAGCGTCCTATTACCATCGCTAA
- a CDS encoding HD-GYP domain-containing protein — MSVVAVSQLKLGDKLAGDVLTPLGSTLFHKGKVIQGREIEILKAFMVQQVSISDDRNRTMPPNQDGSDEIQEQNAGLIKAPAAPIPFDDEYERLVELLKKTFKSAAAGEIPVLELRQQLEKVLRHIGSYNPLTFAPRSFKQPEYMYHSSAACALTSYLIAQWVGLPQKDWMQIAMAGLFHDIGNSRIDPDILFKPSGLTPDEQEKMRRHTTVGYQLLKNVAALNEGVKLAALQHHEREDGTGYPLNLTSEGIHTYAKIIAIADIFHAMAMNKPYRQGQSPYLVLEQIKSDAFGKLDPAYVTVFVDRVTQFHNGTLVRLSDGRTGEIVFSDRVYPTRPWVSINGTIVNLTVERQLYIKEVIK; from the coding sequence GTGAGCGTAGTGGCAGTATCACAACTTAAGTTAGGTGATAAGCTTGCGGGAGATGTACTCACTCCGCTTGGCAGCACTCTGTTTCATAAAGGCAAAGTGATTCAAGGGCGTGAAATTGAAATCTTGAAGGCATTTATGGTGCAGCAAGTTTCAATTAGCGACGACCGTAATCGGACGATGCCGCCCAATCAAGACGGCAGCGATGAGATTCAGGAGCAGAATGCTGGCCTGATCAAGGCCCCCGCTGCTCCAATCCCATTTGATGATGAATACGAACGCTTGGTCGAGCTCCTGAAAAAGACGTTCAAATCGGCAGCCGCTGGTGAAATACCGGTGTTGGAGCTGCGTCAGCAGCTGGAGAAGGTTTTGCGCCATATCGGGAGCTACAACCCTCTTACATTTGCGCCGCGGAGCTTTAAGCAGCCGGAATATATGTATCACAGCAGTGCAGCATGCGCTTTAACCTCTTATTTGATTGCACAATGGGTAGGGCTGCCGCAAAAGGATTGGATGCAGATTGCTATGGCGGGGCTTTTTCACGACATCGGCAACAGCAGGATTGATCCGGACATTTTATTCAAGCCGTCGGGATTAACACCGGACGAGCAGGAAAAGATGAGGCGCCATACTACAGTTGGCTATCAACTGCTCAAAAATGTCGCCGCTTTGAATGAAGGCGTAAAGCTGGCCGCCCTCCAACATCACGAACGCGAGGATGGAACGGGTTATCCGCTTAATCTTACTTCAGAGGGGATTCATACGTATGCCAAAATCATTGCAATCGCCGATATTTTTCATGCGATGGCAATGAACAAGCCGTACCGGCAAGGGCAGTCGCCTTATTTGGTATTGGAACAAATCAAAAGCGATGCATTTGGCAAGCTGGATCCGGCCTATGTTACGGTATTTGTCGACAGGGTCACTCAGTTCCATAACGGGACGTTAGTCCGTTTAAGCGATGGCAGAACGGGCGAGATCGTATTTTCAGATCGTGTATATCCAACAAGGCCTTGGGTTTCTATTAACGGAACGATTGTGAATCTAACCGTAGAGCGACAGCTTTATATTAAAGAAGTTATTAAGTAA
- the gyrA gene encoding DNA gyrase subunit A — translation MAEDQRNSQIIDRDISTEMRDSFMDYAMSIIVSRALPDVRDGLKPVHRRILYSMSELGMSPDKPYKKSARIVGDVIGKYHPHGDAAVYETMVRLAQDFSMRYMLVDGHGNFGSIDGDGAAAMRYTESRLTKIAMEMMRDLNKDTVDFVPNYDGEEKEPAVLPARFPNLLVNGVTGIAVGMATNIPPHNLGEVIDGVQALIANPDITPVELMEYVKGPDFPTAGLVLGRHGIRQAYLTGRGTVTMRARAEIEENGGKARIIVHELPYQVIKARLVEKIAELVREKKIDGITDLRDESDRNGMRVVIELRRDVNPSVVLNNLYKQTQMQFNFGINMLALVDGQPRILNLRDILYHYLQHQIEVIRRRTEFDLRKAEARAHILEGLRIALDHLDEVIALIRSSQTTDIAREGLMERFSLSYDQSQAILDMRLQRLTGLEREKIEAEYAELLRKIAEYKAILADEQLVLDIISTELNEIKEKFNDERRTEITLSDEEILDEDLIPREDVFISITHTGYIKRLPVSTYRSQKRGGKGVVGMDTKDDDFVEHLFVSNTHHNLLFFTNKGKVYKLKAYEIPDLSRTARGTPIINLIQIEQGETIHAVIPVESLDPDKFLFFATRQGVVKKTPLDDYSNIRKVGLIAISLREDDDLIGVKLTDGTKEIIMGTAQGMSIRFPETDVRTMGRPATGVKGIQLEEGDIVIDMDIVDPDNDVLIVTSKGYGKRTPISEYRVQSRGGKGIKTLNITDKNGPVVSLKVVENEEDLMIMTASGTMIRTSMEGISTMGRNTQGVKLINTRDDDSVATVTRVARNEDSDLQDDENDEGAAGPTDLE, via the coding sequence ATGGCGGAAGACCAGCGAAATTCGCAAATTATAGACCGTGATATTAGTACGGAAATGCGTGATTCCTTTATGGATTACGCAATGAGTATTATCGTAAGCCGCGCGCTTCCCGATGTGAGGGACGGGCTGAAGCCGGTGCACCGGCGTATTTTATATTCGATGTCGGAGCTTGGCATGTCGCCGGACAAGCCTTATAAGAAATCTGCGAGAATCGTAGGCGACGTAATCGGTAAGTATCACCCGCACGGCGATGCAGCCGTTTATGAGACGATGGTTCGTTTGGCGCAAGATTTCTCCATGCGTTACATGCTGGTCGACGGACACGGCAACTTTGGTTCGATCGACGGCGACGGCGCAGCTGCGATGCGTTATACGGAATCCCGTTTAACGAAAATCGCGATGGAAATGATGCGGGATTTGAATAAAGATACGGTTGATTTTGTCCCGAACTATGATGGCGAGGAGAAAGAACCGGCCGTTTTGCCTGCCCGTTTTCCGAATCTGCTTGTTAACGGGGTAACCGGTATTGCGGTTGGTATGGCGACTAATATTCCTCCGCATAACCTTGGTGAAGTCATTGATGGGGTGCAGGCGCTTATTGCCAACCCGGACATTACGCCGGTTGAGCTGATGGAGTATGTGAAAGGCCCTGACTTCCCGACCGCAGGTCTGGTGCTTGGCCGCCATGGCATCCGCCAGGCATATTTGACCGGACGCGGCACGGTAACGATGCGCGCCCGCGCCGAAATCGAAGAGAACGGCGGCAAAGCCCGCATTATCGTTCACGAGCTGCCGTATCAGGTGATCAAAGCACGCCTGGTGGAGAAAATCGCCGAGCTTGTCCGCGAGAAAAAGATCGACGGCATTACCGATCTGCGTGATGAATCGGACCGTAACGGCATGCGTGTTGTCATCGAGCTGCGCCGTGACGTTAATCCAAGCGTCGTGTTAAACAACCTGTACAAACAAACGCAAATGCAGTTCAACTTCGGTATCAACATGCTTGCCCTTGTGGACGGCCAGCCGAGAATATTGAACCTGCGCGACATTTTATACCATTATTTGCAGCATCAGATCGAAGTTATACGCCGCCGCACGGAGTTTGATCTGAGAAAAGCGGAAGCACGCGCCCACATTCTGGAAGGCTTGCGAATTGCGCTTGACCATCTGGATGAAGTAATTGCGCTTATCCGTTCTTCACAAACGACCGATATAGCTAGAGAAGGATTGATGGAGCGCTTCTCGCTCAGCTACGATCAATCGCAAGCGATTCTCGATATGCGCCTCCAGCGCCTGACCGGTCTGGAACGCGAGAAAATCGAGGCGGAATATGCGGAACTGCTGCGTAAAATTGCCGAATATAAAGCCATTCTGGCCGACGAGCAGCTTGTTCTGGATATTATCAGCACCGAGCTCAATGAGATTAAGGAAAAATTCAACGATGAACGCCGCACGGAAATTACGCTGAGCGACGAAGAAATTTTGGATGAAGACCTGATCCCGCGCGAGGATGTGTTTATCTCCATCACCCATACCGGTTATATTAAACGCCTGCCGGTCTCGACGTACCGCAGCCAGAAGCGCGGGGGCAAAGGTGTGGTAGGCATGGATACAAAGGATGATGATTTTGTCGAGCATCTGTTTGTTTCCAATACGCACCACAACCTGCTGTTCTTTACGAATAAAGGCAAGGTCTACAAGCTGAAAGCTTATGAGATTCCGGATCTTAGCCGTACTGCACGGGGAACGCCGATTATTAACTTGATCCAAATTGAACAAGGCGAGACGATTCACGCTGTCATACCGGTTGAGTCGCTTGACCCTGATAAATTTTTGTTCTTTGCAACCCGTCAGGGCGTCGTGAAGAAAACTCCTCTGGACGATTACAGCAACATTCGCAAGGTGGGCCTTATTGCGATTTCGCTGCGCGAAGATGATGATCTGATTGGCGTTAAACTTACCGACGGCACAAAGGAAATTATTATGGGTACGGCCCAAGGCATGTCAATCCGCTTCCCGGAGACGGATGTCCGTACGATGGGACGCCCTGCAACCGGGGTGAAGGGCATTCAGCTCGAAGAAGGCGATATCGTTATCGATATGGATATTGTCGATCCGGACAATGACGTGCTTATCGTAACTTCGAAAGGTTACGGCAAACGTACGCCGATATCCGAATACCGGGTGCAAAGCCGTGGCGGCAAAGGGATCAAGACATTGAACATCACAGATAAGAATGGCCCTGTCGTCAGCCTTAAAGTGGTTGAGAACGAAGAGGACCTGATGATCATGACAGCCTCAGGTACGATGATCCGGACCAGTATGGAGGGCATCTCGACGATGGGACGCAACACGCAAGGCGTGAAGCTGATCAATACGCGTGATGACGATTCCGTAGCGACGGTGACCCGTGTTGCGCGCAATGAGGATTCGGACCTGCAGGATGACGAGAACGACGAAGGGGCTGCGGGACCAACTGATTTGGAATAG
- a CDS encoding YheC/YheD family protein — protein sequence MAIQRVQSKWAKTKVLLQSEQLREYMPLTKRLEPETLRSMLDKYGMVYVKPVNGTFGHGVIRVEHHPGGGARSYTFQEGTSLASCGSYEELHRRLLAKIKRRPYLVQQGIELLRHQNRRFDIRAMVQKNGPHWETTGLIGRLAHPKRIVTNYHSGGTPMDLSMLMIGHLQGNELHEFEEKLRRLGVAIANQLQTAYPGLKEIGVDIAVDTKMHPWILEVNTLPDPFIFRKLKDKRVFPKIYRYAVAYGRFRKRSK from the coding sequence GTGGCCATTCAACGCGTCCAAAGCAAATGGGCAAAAACAAAAGTGCTGCTTCAATCGGAGCAGTTGCGTGAATACATGCCGCTGACAAAACGATTAGAACCCGAAACGCTTCGCTCCATGCTCGATAAATACGGCATGGTGTATGTGAAGCCGGTAAACGGCACATTTGGCCATGGCGTCATTCGCGTGGAGCATCATCCCGGCGGCGGCGCACGTTCGTACACGTTCCAGGAGGGAACGTCTCTCGCATCGTGCGGCTCGTATGAAGAGCTGCACCGCCGGCTGCTGGCCAAAATCAAACGCCGGCCTTACCTGGTCCAGCAAGGAATCGAGCTTCTGCGCCATCAGAACCGAAGGTTCGACATCCGCGCCATGGTGCAAAAAAACGGCCCACACTGGGAAACAACCGGCCTGATCGGACGGCTGGCGCATCCCAAGCGGATCGTTACTAACTATCACAGCGGCGGAACGCCGATGGATTTGTCCATGCTGATGATCGGGCATCTGCAGGGCAATGAGCTGCACGAATTTGAAGAGAAATTGAGGCGGCTGGGTGTAGCCATTGCCAATCAGCTGCAGACCGCCTATCCCGGGCTAAAAGAGATTGGCGTCGATATAGCCGTGGATACGAAAATGCATCCCTGGATACTCGAGGTCAATACACTGCCGGACCCGTTTATTTTCCGCAAACTGAAAGATAAGCGCGTATTCCCGAAAATTTATCGCTATGCCGTCGCTTACGGCCGGTTTAGAAAACGGTCCAAATAA